CTGACATGCAACCTTTTGAATACAATCACAAAAGAATTTTGAAGACAACTCAGTTTGGACAGTatttataaaacatattttacataataaataatgacacagGAAACTGTCCAGACAACTGCCATCATGATGAGAAAGTGATATCAATAATCGTGTAGTGCTTGAAAAGTGTCACCTGAGCTTTCAGAGACATTTGGTGAAGTATCCATTCTCTTTAGTTTTGAAGCCAAAAAGTAACTTCATCTATTGTGTTGCTAGGAAACTAAGTTTCCTGTCCGCTCCTATTTTCAGCAGCAACAGCTTTACTTTCTAACTGACCATATTACAATCCTCTGTATGAGATACACATTTTACTTTCCCAAACCCAccacattaaaaaattaaataattttataaacatgaacattttgaatttgagaagtgctcttcttgatttacctcagACCCTACACAGACATTCTGACTTTGACTTGTCATCAGTTACGACTGAAAAGTCTCTCTCATGATAAGGCTTTAATTTGTAGGTTGAGCTGGCAAAACCCCTCAGCAGTTCTGTCGTTTCCATGAATTCATTCTCCGGTGATGCAGTTCAGGCTGAAAACATGCCTCGGTACATGGCCTTCTCTTTTTGCAACTCCTGATTTAGCTTTTCCTGTGCTTTCTGCAGGTGCTTTTTCACACTGACATCTGTGACAGAAAAATAGAGTAGTTCTGATTTAGAAAGGCAAATTAAACCTTTACAGTAAATACctttaatgcacttcatgtaaAGTAAACCTTGTTACATACATTTCAACAACTGGCTTAGACTAAGACAGACACTTTACATCCATACGTACATTGAGTGATTCCAGAGGGGAGATTCTACATGTCGTTATGCAAAGAAACACCACTGACGTTCTGGTAAGTAGATGCTGCTCTCACCACCTAGAGAGGAGTATGGACTTCTATTTTACAAAAGAGGAGTATGGACTTCTATTTTATAAAggcataaataatgaataaatgtgtgattattttaaattaatcaaaccattttttatgttttacatcTATACTGTGTTACCAAATATAAAACAGGATGGTTTTGATAGTCCCACAAATAAGACTTTACTATATACTTTAGATTTTTGTATGAAGCAAAGCCCTTGAGAAGTAAATGCTCCTAATCTAGCCCATACAACAAACTATCTATGCCACATATAGACTCCAGCTTTACTTGCACCTTATATTGTTTGCTGTGATTCAGATTATTTTCCCTCTCAGTAAGTTATACAATAACTTTAGCTTTGTACTGTGCTTTGCTGCCAGAACACTTCAAGCGTACAACAGCGCAGTGGGCAGTGTAGACGACACATAAAACCGAACTGGGCAATTTAAACACATAAACAGATGATTATCCATATGATTAAGCTATTAAAAGACTATTATCTTACCATTTGGGTGCTCGATGCAGGCCTGTGTGAGATACTGTTTAGCAGTCTGTGCATCTCCTATCTCCAAAGTGGCAACTCCTGCTCTATACAGTGCTTTGACGTCTCTGGGTCTCCGCTGCAGTACCCGCAGGCTATAATCCAGCACACGTGCATAGTCAACACTCGGTTTCTGTAGCAAACaggctgaaataaaaagagcacATGCTTGGTGGGGGTTCCagtagaaaggggaactacaaaTATAATGATGTATGAACAACTCAGATTACCAACAGCCTGTCGGAATGTATTGTGTTTGTAAGTCGGGCAACAAGTACATTTGTATATGCACAGCTGCACTGAATGCTACAGACTCGTTAAATTTTAGAATAGCAGTTCAATAGATTAAATTGAACTTCAATTTTAGTCAAATGTTATACTATTTTCATCTCTCTTTAgaagttcagtttttaaaaaaaaatctaccagCTAAGTTGTTGTAGCAGTCCACTTGAGTGCTTCGCAGCGCAGCCTCCTGTTCAGGTGTGAGCGAAGACGGCTCAGGTTGAAATCCTTTCAGTGACATAATCACCTCAGAGTCAAGACCTCTGAGGACCAGCAGAGCACGATGATAATGGCCGATAGCTGAGCGAATGTTCTTCTCTCTGTAGAAAGCGTTCccttctgttttcattctggATGCTTCTTCCAGCAAAGCCCAGACTGACTTTTTTGAAGTCTGTCTGCCTCCAGGAAAGCTTGATTCTGGCGCTGCAGCTTTCCCTGGCACATCCAGACTCACCTCTCCTCCCCCAGCCTCCATTTCTCCTGTGGAGCTGGAGCTGTTAAGATGAAAACATTCAGGGTAACTAAAATAATCAGccaggaagctgctggagaGCAATACAAACACCATTACACAGCAGCATATTAAAACGTGCAAATTTCTGTGTACTCTATTGTGACATGACATGCTGGTTTAACTCATAATTCCAACTCGCTATTCAAAATTATGACCATATCCAGATCATATACAGAACACAGGAAATTCATCATGGTTGAACTGTAACTGGTGTATAGTAGTAGATGTGTAGGTGTAATATACCAATTTTGCAATAGACTTCGCTTCACAGAAGCAACAGCAATAAGGTCTGGACATGGGCGAATCATACAACCAATAACCAGTTCATTTTTAACCATAGTAATGCCACAAAGTGAGCATTCCATATGCATCACTGACATTATGCATCTGTCACTGTTTATCCGCCTAGTACAGATAataaacattatagataaaaggaGTAGGGCAAAATTAAGTTCCATCATCAGATAAAGTCTCAATATTATATTTCTGTCCATGTTCCCTCTCTTGATCacctaaatcttttttttttttttttagcaagtCTGcatcacaggtttttctcagcaGTTAAAAATCATTTAGTATATTTTGGTTCTGTGTTTATGCTGTCGTCATCAACAATGTTACAGCTCAAGGGGTGAAGTAACTCAAGATATGCTCATAGCCACCCATTCTCAGCACCTTAGTTTCATCACCGGTGAATTAAGTGGTATTTATGGATGTTCTAATACGTGGACGACTCCCTCCGTGGACGACACGACTCACTCATAAGATGAACCATTCATGACAACATGAACGCTACGTTACCATGTTGACGTCAACAGCTCACAAACTGGAGCACTGTTTGAATCAGGATGTCCACCTAACGTCACCATTAACTGTGGGGTACATtcagggggaaattacaaaCGAACAGCTCACCTTCAAAGCCAATAGAAGGTAAACAACGACCAGGTATTTCAAGTTCTCGTAGTTGCAGGTGaagctttttcttcttccgcttcctcttcttcttcttcttcttcttcttcttcttctctatgACTTCTTCTTTTGTGGTATTTCACGGTCGCTGTCCTCCAATGTCCGGCATTACCGCCATCTAATGGAGGCCGTCGTGCACTACATTTGGGGGCCAAATTGAAACCTCCCACCCAGCTACAAGCAAATGAtaatatttcaaatgtaaagAAGTCGGTGAAAATTTGTAGATCATTCAAatggaaatacaaaatgtagttcctaaatgattattttatttaccaaGGGGGGGAAAACAATATAAACCTATCAGACCCTATGTGAAAAAGGAATTGCTCCCCTTGTTAAATCACAAAGGAATTGTGACTAACCACACTTTTGGAACAGgtgatttcagtttcacaaacaACACCCAAACTTGATTGCCACCACCATTATTGAATTAAGAAATAACTTAAATAGAATCTGTTAGACAAAGTGAAGTAGGCTCCAAAATCTCAAGAACAAACGCATCATGCCACGATCCAACGAAATtcaagaagaaatgaaagaaaaagtgatTGAAATCTATCTTTCTGGAAAAGGTTACAGAGCCATTTCCAAGGCTGTGGGGCTCCAGTGAACCATTGTCAGAGCCATTATCCACAAAACTGGGAACAGTGGCAAACCTTACCAGGAGTGGTCGCCCAACGAAGATTACTCCAAGAGTGCGATGACAACTCATCCAGGAGGTCATAAAAGAACCtagaaaaacatccaaaaaacTGCAGGCCTCGCTGGCCTCAGTTAAGATCGGTGTTCACGACTCCACTATAAGAAAGACACTGGCCACAAAAGGCATCCGTGGGAGAGTTCCCAGGCAAAAACCACTGCTGTCACAAAAGAACACCAAGGCTCGCCTCAAATTTGCCAAAAAGCATCTTGATGATCCTCAACATTTTTGGAGAAATATTCTGTGGACTGATGAGTCAAAAAATTGAACTTCTTGGACGGTGTGCAGCCCGTTACATCTGCCGTAAAAATGACACAGCATTTGATGAAAAGAACATGATGCCAACAGTAAAGCATGGTGGTGGCAGTGtgatggtctgtgtgtgtgtgtgtgtgtgtgtgtgtgtgtgtgtgtgtgtgtgtgtgtgtgtgtgtgtgtgtgtgtgtgcgtgcgtgtgtgtgtgtgtgtgcgtgtgtgtgcgtgcgtgcatgcgtgtgtgttttattttaaccagAATTGCTAATGGAAGGTCAACTTTAATCACAAATGTGTTAACCATAAACAAAAGCTGGACAACATGTGCAAATATGTTACTGATTAAAGGTTACTGATCAAATTAATAGAAATAAGGCAATGATTTTGGAATTTTGGGACAAAAGGTGTTTTCTTACCCACCGTAACTTTAGTCACTAGTGAAACTGGTCAACTGAATCTAACCACTTTAAGaggctatactgtatatagagtaATTCACTGTGGATTCCTGACACtcaggtttgttttttccctaatgtgatttttttcttgcaatttttattttctgaggatttttttttttgttcatttgccCTTTCAATTTTGATTTTAGGATTCCTGTTTGGACATCTGTTTTgacatagttttgtttttcagttttttgttcttgaagTGTTGTTATTTAAACTATTTCCTgtgcttcattttatttccattcgaGTCCTGAATCTTGGTCTGAACCTGACACACTCGTTTTTTAAATTTGCCTTTTTGACTCAAACTTATGGTTTtttgaataataatattaaaacaagaataaacCTGTAAGCTTGGCAGGCTAAACTGTCCATACGTGTGAgtgttaatgattttttttgtctttgtttgtgttggTTGTGATGAGCTTCTGCCTTGTTCAGGATGTTAACCACCTCTCACGCGTCAACATGGACAGCCTCCATCCTGCC
The Antennarius striatus isolate MH-2024 chromosome 10, ASM4005453v1, whole genome shotgun sequence genome window above contains:
- the ttc9c gene encoding tetratricopeptide repeat protein 9C isoform X3, whose protein sequence is MEAGGGEVSLDVPGKAAAPESSFPGGRQTSKKSVWALLEEASRMKTEGNAFYREKNIRSAIGHYHRALLVLRGLDSEVIMSLKGFQPEPSSLTPEQEAALRSTQVDCYNNLAACLLQKPSVDYARVLDYSLRVLQRRPRDVKALYRAGVATLEIGDAQTAKQYLTQACIEHPNGGESSIYLPERQWCFFA
- the ttc9c gene encoding tetratricopeptide repeat protein 9C isoform X2, with the translated sequence MEAGGGEVSLDVPGKAAAPESSFPGGRQTSKKSVWALLEEASRMKTEGNAFYREKNIRSAIGHYHRALLVLRGLDSEVIMSLKGFQPEPSSLTPEQEAALRSTQVDCYNNLAACLLQKPSVDYARVLDYSLRVLQRRPRDVKALYRAGVATLEIGDAQTAKQYLTQACIEHPNDVSVKKHLQKAQEKLNQELQKEKAMYRGMFSA
- the ttc9c gene encoding tetratricopeptide repeat protein 9C isoform X4, which codes for MEAGGGEVSLDVPGKAAAPESSFPGGRQTSKKSVWALLEEASRMKTEGNAFYREKNIRSAIGHYHRALLVLRGLDSEVIMSLKGFQPEPSSLTPEQEAALRSTQVDCYNNLAACLLQKPSVDYARVLDYSLRVLQRRPRDVKALYRAGVATLEIGDAQTAKQYLTQACIEHPNEVHTPL
- the ttc9c gene encoding tetratricopeptide repeat protein 9C isoform X1 — encoded protein: MEAGGGEVSLDVPGKAAAPESSFPGGRQTSKKSVWALLEEASRMKTEGNAFYREKNIRSAIGHYHRALLVLRGLDSEVIMSLKGFQPEPSSLTPEQEAALRSTQVDCYNNLAACLLQKPSVDYARVLDYSLRVLQRRPRDVKALYRAGVATLEIGDAQTAKQYLTQACIEHPNETVSRLLLFCEPDGILRPRTRDKSCLTPQVKEHLHFTRKYPICTFIYKTHPMRRRRSQLSQRDQTHLNATWMSM